The sequence catttTACATACTGCTTTCTGATGCGTCTATGACATTGGTGTTGTCCTCTTCTGTAGCCCTCCAGCGATACGCGAAGCCCAGACTGAGGACATGTCGTTTATGACCCGGAACCGTTGCATTTCCCATCTGTCGAATATCCTCAATGCAGGGGGTTTTGGTCGCCTGCTCTTCCTGGTCAAGTCCGTCTTGAATATCCACATGCAGTGACGACCCCTGACGTTTTGCTTCAGCACTGCACGGTGGCACGTATAACGGAATATCTTTGGGGTGACAGAGCAAGTAGTACATGACCATGAAGCCAATTCCTCCCAGAAACCCAAACATGACCCAAAGTAGGACCAATTCGGCATAGAAAGATCCAACTTCTAAAATAATTTTCCAGTACCACAAGCCGACAAATGTGACGTTTTCCGCGTAGACTACCAAGTAGTAGAACAGGGCCCTGTATCGGGATCGACTTTCTTTCATGTTCAACCAACAGAATATATACAAAAACGCGATGATGAAGTCAAAACCAACTTCTTCGGCCCTTCTCTCTCCACCATAGAACTTTGTCTTCTGAAATATCAGCCAGACGAACATGAGAAGAAAATGCGACCCCAGGCCGACAAATGTCCACCACGTGAACTGGTGCGCGAAAACGGCGATGGCAAGAATACGCGCGGAGACCGTCAGGAGTCGCCATAGAAACCAGAGGGTGACGCCTGTATAGTTCATGACCTTCGCGTTTGGGAGCGCATCACGTAAAGACCTGTGGTATGAGATGAGCGACGAGGCCAGGGAAGTGATGGAGATACAGCAGGAtatcactgaaaacaaaacagggtactacatgtacttccttcAAATGTAACTTTTTGGGTTGAGATTAATAAGTAtattacaggtacatgtagtttagatATGCTACATTGTGTTTGAACATTTTCCATGTTTACATCTTTGAAAACGGTACCTGTTTGTCTGTCGGCTTCTCCCTTGACTTGCATGATGTAGAGCTGTAGTACCAACTGTGGCGCTGATTCCAGGAAAGCCTCAAACATCCTGAGCAGACAGATGTCTGTCCACTCCGCTATCCAGGCCAGGTAATACCAGGACCGTAGGGCGTGGTCTCGACTGGTCCTGCTTCTGTGGCCGATCCTCATGGCTTCCAGACATCTACACGTTAAGAAGTTGTAAGAGGGTTACCGCAAATATGTTAATTGAATGAGGATTTAAAAAAGTATTATCGGTATGAAGGGTTATTACGCTAACGCAAAGCTTCTCCAGTCCTGTGGCGTATGAAGTAGTAGACGATTATTTGATTGTATGAAAGTAGGTTTAATTATCTGCTGGGCTGGTAATATATAGAGACGACGC comes from Branchiostoma floridae strain S238N-H82 chromosome 2, Bfl_VNyyK, whole genome shotgun sequence and encodes:
- the LOC118410598 gene encoding XK-related protein 6-like, with the protein product MASEGVASPLQGKGPTSTTDDQDTCICCCNFKRHYKQFKDQLYAQEFSDLDVLFVLFAVATFIADIGTDLGLALTYFTEAEYWWFALTLSFILLPSLVLQLFSLRWLCQDRKPTAKKRQTWLSWIARCTLHFLQLGTVVRCLEAMRIGHRSRTSRDHALRSWYYLAWIAEWTDICLLRMFEAFLESAPQLVLQLYIMQVKGEADRQTVISCCISITSLASSLISYHRSLRDALPNAKVMNYTGVTLWFLWRLLTVSARILAIAVFAHQFTWWTFVGLGSHFLLMFVWLIFQKTKFYGGERRAEEVGFDFIIAFLYIFCWLNMKESRSRYRALFYYLVVYAENVTFVGLWYWKIILEVGSFYAELVLLWVMFGFLGGIGFMVMYYLLCHPKDIPLYVPPCSAEAKRQGSSLHVDIQDGLDQEEQATKTPCIEDIRQMGNATVPGHKRHVLSLGFAYRWRATEEDNTNVIDASESSM